One genomic region from Cyanobium usitatum str. Tous encodes:
- a CDS encoding mechanosensitive ion channel family protein, which produces MPLAPGTILPALLALVGGGLLSTLLARVLTLALSRVVRRTRNQTDDFVVQALGETIPPAGWVVSAAVAWQIISTSAAGDQVAFGLAKLILVILLVRLVNRISIRLLQSWARRQNNDAVATMISSLAPLVRALVWTVGAVFYLQNIGVQMAAIWALLSAGGIGVGLALREPVAEFFEYITILLDKPFVSGQFINVGDVWGTVERVGVRSTRLRSINGEAIVMSNSALTESVVANYGAMQRRRLIYRLGVTYDTSHATLERIPELLKGIVEGGGDAEFDRCHFVAFNDSSLDFELVYFVPTNDFDRAMTVQQRINLEIVKRFAEQGIAFAFPTRTVELNYTTAD; this is translated from the coding sequence ATGCCCCTGGCCCCGGGAACCATCCTGCCTGCACTGCTGGCCCTGGTGGGCGGCGGACTTCTTTCGACCCTGTTGGCGCGGGTGCTCACACTGGCCCTGAGCCGGGTGGTGCGGCGCACAAGGAACCAGACTGACGACTTCGTGGTGCAGGCGCTGGGAGAAACGATTCCCCCGGCCGGCTGGGTAGTGAGTGCCGCCGTGGCGTGGCAGATCATTTCCACCAGCGCAGCCGGCGATCAGGTGGCCTTCGGGCTGGCGAAACTGATCCTGGTGATCCTGCTGGTGCGGCTGGTGAACCGCATCAGTATTCGGCTGTTGCAGAGCTGGGCCCGCCGCCAGAACAACGATGCCGTCGCCACGATGATCAGTTCGCTGGCGCCCTTGGTGCGGGCACTGGTGTGGACCGTGGGAGCGGTGTTCTATCTGCAGAACATCGGTGTGCAGATGGCAGCGATCTGGGCCCTGCTGAGTGCCGGCGGCATCGGGGTCGGACTGGCCCTGCGAGAGCCGGTGGCGGAGTTTTTTGAATACATCACAATCCTGCTCGACAAACCCTTTGTGAGTGGTCAGTTCATCAACGTGGGCGATGTGTGGGGCACGGTGGAGCGCGTGGGTGTGCGCAGCACTCGCCTGCGCAGCATCAACGGTGAAGCAATCGTGATGAGCAACAGCGCGCTCACCGAGTCAGTGGTGGCCAACTACGGCGCCATGCAGCGCCGGCGCCTGATCTACCGCCTTGGGGTGACCTACGACACCAGCCACGCCACGTTGGAGCGCATTCCAGAGCTGCTCAAGGGGATTGTGGAAGGGGGAGGCGATGCCGAATTTGATCGCTGTCACTTTGTGGCCTTCAACGACAGCAGTCTTGATTTCGAACTCGTGTATTTCGTTCCCACCAATGATTTCGACCGAGCGATGACCGTGCAGCAGCGCATCAACCTGGAGATCGTGAAGCGCTTCGCTGAACAAGGCATCGCATTCGCTTTCCCCACACGAACGGTGGAGCTCAACTACACAACGGCCGACTGA
- a CDS encoding type I restriction-modification system subunit M translates to MTYSAEATAPSEELDLELDEFLGALTALGGSAGNGRLREFLEWEDPVYEAVKAQLLSRGLIVSGRGRGGSVALAEEGASSPAGPSDPAKRSRTPRASNGKSGSSFEQAFRAIDDCLRKESGCGTELDYTEQTSWLLFLKYLDGLEEDRAAMALLEGRSHQPILEDQYRWNSWAAPKDASGQLDHNAAVTGDDLRDFVNQRLFPYLEQFKQRAIGPDTIEYKIGEIFGEIRNKISSGYNLREIIDVIDCLRFRSQAEKHELSMLYEEKIKRMGNAGRNGGEYYTPRPLIRSIIKVVNPQIGETVYDPAVGSAGFLCEAFEFMSKGGSTGRELTTEDLNTLQTKTFTGKEKKSLAYVIAIMNMILHGIEAPKIIRSNTLTENLSDVQERDRYDVILANPPFGGSERSEVQQNFPIRSGETAYLFLQHFIRMLRAGGRAGVVIKNTFLSNSDNASVALRQKLVEECNLHTVLDCPGGTFQGAGVKTVVLFFEKGTPTQKVWFYQLDPGRNMGKTNPLNDRDLSEFIELQQNFADSPKSWSLDVAAIDPDSLDLSVKNPNGGEEIVHRSPREIMEEITALDAESAQVLGNIKALL, encoded by the coding sequence TTGACCTACAGCGCTGAAGCCACTGCCCCATCAGAAGAGCTAGATCTGGAGCTCGACGAGTTCCTCGGCGCTCTCACAGCCCTTGGTGGATCTGCTGGCAATGGGCGTCTTCGCGAGTTCCTCGAGTGGGAAGACCCTGTCTACGAGGCGGTCAAGGCACAACTTCTGAGCCGCGGGCTCATCGTTTCAGGCAGAGGGCGTGGTGGTTCTGTTGCCCTTGCCGAAGAGGGCGCTAGTTCGCCCGCAGGGCCATCTGATCCTGCCAAGCGATCCAGGACCCCCCGTGCCAGCAATGGAAAATCCGGCAGCTCCTTTGAACAGGCGTTCCGGGCAATCGACGACTGCCTTCGTAAGGAGTCCGGTTGTGGCACCGAGCTCGACTACACCGAGCAGACCTCTTGGCTTCTGTTCCTCAAATACCTCGATGGTCTTGAGGAGGATCGCGCCGCAATGGCCCTGCTCGAGGGGCGCAGCCACCAACCGATCCTTGAGGATCAATACCGCTGGAACAGCTGGGCTGCACCAAAGGACGCCAGTGGTCAGCTCGATCACAACGCCGCTGTCACGGGCGATGACCTTCGTGATTTTGTGAACCAGCGCCTGTTCCCCTACCTGGAGCAGTTCAAGCAACGGGCCATCGGGCCAGACACCATCGAATACAAGATCGGTGAGATTTTCGGGGAGATCCGCAACAAGATCTCCAGCGGCTACAACCTGCGCGAAATCATCGACGTGATCGATTGCCTGCGCTTCCGCTCCCAAGCCGAGAAGCACGAGCTCTCGATGCTGTACGAGGAAAAGATCAAGCGGATGGGTAACGCTGGCCGAAATGGCGGTGAGTACTACACCCCCCGGCCACTGATTCGCTCGATCATCAAGGTCGTCAACCCACAAATTGGCGAGACCGTCTACGACCCTGCGGTTGGCTCTGCGGGCTTCTTGTGCGAAGCCTTTGAGTTCATGAGTAAGGGCGGCTCAACAGGCCGAGAGCTCACCACCGAAGACCTCAACACCCTTCAAACAAAGACCTTCACTGGCAAGGAGAAGAAGAGCCTCGCCTATGTGATCGCCATCATGAACATGATCCTGCATGGGATTGAGGCACCCAAGATCATCCGCTCAAACACTCTCACCGAGAACTTGAGCGATGTGCAGGAGCGTGATCGCTATGACGTCATCCTTGCCAACCCACCCTTTGGTGGAAGTGAACGCAGTGAGGTTCAACAGAACTTCCCGATTCGTTCTGGCGAAACTGCCTACCTGTTTTTGCAGCATTTCATTCGGATGCTTCGCGCAGGTGGCAGGGCAGGTGTAGTGATCAAAAACACCTTCCTCTCCAATAGCGACAACGCTTCTGTGGCCTTGCGCCAGAAGCTCGTTGAAGAGTGCAACCTCCACACCGTGCTCGATTGCCCTGGTGGGACGTTCCAGGGAGCAGGAGTCAAAACGGTCGTCCTGTTTTTTGAGAAGGGCACACCAACCCAGAAGGTGTGGTTCTACCAGTTGGATCCAGGTCGCAACATGGGTAAAACCAATCCACTCAATGACCGTGACTTGAGTGAGTTTATTGAGCTACAACAGAACTTTGCAGACTCGCCCAAAAGCTGGAGCTTGGACGTCGCGGCCATCGACCCGGATTCGCTTGACTTGTCCGTGAAGAACCCAAATGGCGGCGAGGAAATCGTGCACCGTAGCCCGCGAGAAATCATGGAAGAAATCACCGCACTGGACGCCGAGAGTGCGCAAGTGCTTGGCAACATCAAGGCGCTGCTATGA
- the hsdR gene encoding EcoAI/FtnUII family type I restriction enzme subunit R — MNEAETRAELIDPLLATAGWGVVDGSRIRREFSITPGRIEGAGKRGKSLTADYVLTYRNCQLAVVEAKPDTAALTEGVAQAKDYADKLQIRFTYSSNGKGIYAIDMDSGEEGEVETFPTPEELWNRTFAVENEWRDRFSAIPYQDKGGSWQIRFYQDIAVRRVLEALAARKDRILLTLATGTGKTSIAFQIIWKLFQARWNLSSQPTRRPRILFLADRNTLAKQAFNDFTSFAAFEENALARLRPDELRRRGRVPTNASVFLTIFQTFMSGPAEDGKPSPWFGQYPPDFFDFIVIDECHRGGANSESTWRDILEYFKPAVQLGLTATPRRTENTDTYAYFGEPVYTYSLKEGINDGYLTPFRVKQISTSLDEYVYTPDDMVLEGDVEAGRRYTEAEFNRIIEIKQREKQRVEILLNQIDQRQKTIVFCATQEHALAIRDLINQLKSSSNPNYCQRVTADDGELGETHLSDFQDNEKSIPTILTTSQKLSTGVDARNIRNIALLRPVNSMIEFKQIVGRGTRLYDGKDYFTILDFVKAYQLFSDPEWDGPPEAVDPPDKPPKPKPDVDEPEEPDDEGLEESPRRSKVSIKLGDGKERSLQHMMVTSFWHPDGKPMSSTQFIELLYGQLPEFAKDEAELREIWSSPATRSKLLQGLAEKGFGGEQLAEIQSIISAENSDLFDVLAYVAYALGPIPREERAQQARLYVDSRFSSKQQVFINFVLQHYVTMGVQELAQEKLAPLLRLRYQNSIADALNDLGGPKEVGDMFARFQRYLYEPING, encoded by the coding sequence ATGAACGAAGCGGAAACTCGCGCTGAACTTATTGATCCGCTTCTAGCCACAGCCGGTTGGGGAGTGGTTGATGGCAGCAGGATTCGCCGTGAGTTCTCCATCACTCCTGGCCGTATTGAAGGCGCGGGTAAGCGTGGGAAGTCTTTGACTGCCGATTACGTACTCACTTATCGAAATTGTCAATTGGCGGTGGTGGAGGCAAAGCCCGACACCGCAGCGCTAACTGAGGGTGTCGCTCAAGCCAAGGACTACGCCGACAAACTGCAAATCCGTTTCACCTACTCCAGTAATGGAAAGGGGATCTATGCCATTGATATGGACAGTGGCGAGGAAGGTGAGGTTGAGACCTTCCCCACACCAGAGGAGCTATGGAACCGCACCTTCGCAGTTGAGAACGAGTGGCGTGATCGCTTTTCTGCCATCCCCTACCAAGACAAGGGAGGTAGTTGGCAGATTCGCTTCTACCAAGACATTGCCGTCAGACGGGTATTGGAAGCGCTCGCCGCCCGCAAAGACCGCATCCTGTTGACCCTTGCCACGGGGACAGGCAAGACCTCAATTGCCTTCCAGATCATCTGGAAGCTGTTCCAAGCCAGATGGAACCTCTCCTCCCAACCCACCAGACGCCCTCGGATTCTTTTCCTGGCCGACCGAAACACCCTCGCAAAGCAGGCTTTCAACGACTTCACCAGCTTCGCGGCCTTTGAGGAGAACGCCCTGGCCCGCCTTCGGCCAGATGAGTTGCGCAGGAGGGGTCGGGTACCGACCAACGCCAGCGTTTTCCTGACGATCTTTCAGACGTTCATGTCAGGCCCTGCGGAAGATGGGAAGCCTTCCCCATGGTTTGGGCAGTACCCGCCTGACTTCTTTGATTTCATCGTGATTGATGAGTGCCACAGAGGAGGCGCAAACAGCGAATCAACTTGGCGGGACATCCTCGAATACTTCAAGCCAGCGGTTCAGCTGGGTTTGACGGCTACCCCTCGTCGCACGGAAAACACCGACACCTACGCCTACTTCGGCGAGCCGGTCTACACCTATTCACTCAAGGAGGGGATCAACGACGGATACCTCACGCCTTTCCGCGTCAAGCAGATCAGCACATCGCTGGATGAATACGTCTACACACCTGATGACATGGTGCTGGAAGGTGATGTGGAAGCCGGCCGCCGCTACACCGAAGCCGAGTTCAACCGCATCATCGAGATAAAGCAGCGCGAGAAGCAACGGGTAGAAATTCTGCTAAACCAGATCGACCAACGCCAGAAAACCATTGTTTTCTGCGCCACCCAGGAGCACGCACTGGCGATCCGCGACCTAATCAACCAACTCAAGAGCAGCTCCAATCCCAACTACTGCCAGCGAGTCACGGCTGACGATGGCGAGCTTGGCGAGACGCACCTAAGCGACTTCCAGGACAACGAAAAGTCGATCCCAACAATCCTGACGACTTCGCAGAAGCTCTCAACAGGGGTGGATGCCAGAAACATTCGCAATATCGCCCTGCTGCGACCCGTCAACTCAATGATCGAGTTCAAGCAGATCGTCGGTCGGGGCACGCGCCTCTATGACGGCAAGGATTACTTCACGATCCTCGACTTCGTCAAGGCATACCAGCTGTTTAGTGATCCCGAATGGGATGGCCCCCCTGAAGCCGTCGACCCCCCTGACAAGCCCCCAAAGCCCAAACCCGACGTCGACGAACCTGAAGAGCCTGATGATGAAGGCCTCGAGGAATCACCTCGCCGTAGCAAGGTCAGCATCAAGCTCGGTGATGGGAAGGAACGGTCCCTGCAGCACATGATGGTGACGAGCTTTTGGCACCCTGATGGCAAGCCGATGAGCTCGACCCAGTTCATCGAGCTCCTCTACGGCCAGTTGCCTGAATTCGCTAAGGATGAGGCCGAACTCCGTGAGATATGGAGTTCACCAGCCACTCGTAGCAAGCTCTTGCAGGGCTTGGCTGAAAAAGGTTTTGGTGGCGAGCAGCTTGCTGAAATCCAATCGATCATTTCAGCTGAAAACAGCGACCTGTTCGACGTGCTGGCCTACGTCGCCTATGCCCTTGGTCCAATCCCGCGAGAAGAGCGTGCCCAACAAGCCCGCTTGTATGTCGACTCTCGCTTCAGCTCTAAGCAGCAGGTCTTTATCAACTTCGTGCTGCAGCACTACGTGACGATGGGCGTTCAGGAGTTGGCGCAGGAGAAGCTTGCGCCACTTCTGAGGCTTCGTTACCAGAATTCGATTGCTGATGCACTGAACGACCTAGGTGGACCAAAAGAGGTTGGTGATATGTTCGCCCGCTTCCAGCGGTATCTGTATGAACCCATCAACGGGTAG
- a CDS encoding restriction endonuclease subunit S encodes MKKGWKTELLGELCDVLDHKRKPITKRDREAGEYPYYGATGVLDNVAGYLFDEPLVLVGEDGAKWASGENTAFAVEGKIWVNNHAHVLRPHRTVLVDNWLIYHLNHTDLIEFVSGLTVPKLNQGRLREIPIPVPPLAEQQRIVGLLDEAFEGIATAKAKAEKNLQNARALFESHLQSVFTQNGEAWVKTTLEEMIESNIIGLTKNSSEQGNDKAWPYVKMNNITRNSGFDFSNYTCVDAIAEEVSKFSLKDGDFLFNTRNSHELVGKSCIYESDSNDIVLYNNNIMRIRFHRGIDPGFVLLAFSSKSVADELNALKSGSTNVSAIYFKDLKSLVIPIPPIEEQKKIAAKLKTIDAETQRLARLYERKLAALEVLKKSLLHQAFSGEL; translated from the coding sequence ATGAAGAAGGGGTGGAAAACAGAGCTCCTAGGCGAGCTTTGCGACGTGCTCGACCACAAGCGCAAGCCAATCACAAAGCGAGACCGCGAGGCCGGAGAGTATCCCTACTACGGTGCAACCGGTGTGCTCGACAACGTCGCCGGATATTTGTTCGACGAACCGCTGGTTCTCGTCGGCGAAGATGGCGCGAAGTGGGCATCAGGCGAGAACACCGCCTTCGCAGTCGAGGGAAAGATATGGGTCAACAATCACGCTCATGTCTTGAGGCCGCATCGAACCGTGCTTGTCGACAACTGGCTCATCTACCACCTAAACCACACCGACCTGATCGAGTTTGTTTCAGGCCTGACCGTTCCGAAGCTCAACCAAGGCCGCCTGCGTGAGATTCCGATTCCCGTCCCCCCGCTAGCCGAACAGCAGCGGATTGTTGGGCTGCTGGACGAAGCGTTTGAGGGCATCGCCACCGCCAAAGCCAAGGCCGAAAAGAACCTCCAAAATGCCCGCGCCCTCTTCGAAAGCCACCTCCAATCTGTCTTCACCCAGAATGGAGAAGCGTGGGTGAAGACGACATTAGAGGAAATGATTGAAAGCAACATCATTGGCCTCACCAAGAACAGCAGTGAGCAAGGGAACGACAAAGCTTGGCCCTACGTGAAGATGAACAACATTACACGGAACAGTGGTTTTGATTTCTCAAATTATACCTGCGTTGATGCTATTGCCGAAGAGGTTAGCAAATTCTCGCTCAAGGATGGCGACTTCTTGTTCAACACGCGGAATAGTCACGAGTTGGTCGGAAAGTCCTGCATCTATGAATCCGACTCGAATGATATCGTCCTGTATAACAACAATATTATGCGAATCCGCTTTCACAGAGGGATTGATCCCGGATTCGTTCTGCTTGCGTTCTCGTCCAAAAGCGTTGCGGATGAGCTCAATGCATTGAAGAGCGGCTCGACCAACGTTTCGGCCATCTACTTTAAAGACCTTAAATCGCTAGTTATCCCGATTCCCCCAATTGAGGAGCAAAAGAAGATCGCTGCCAAACTTAAAACCATCGACGCCGAAACCCAACGCCTCGCCCGCCTCTATGAGCGGAAGCTAGCCGCACTAGAGGTGTTGAAGAAGTCGCTACTACATCAAGCTTTCAGTGGGGAGCTTTAA
- a CDS encoding DUF1651 domain-containing protein, which produces MKKQAWIQDPRTANTMRFHFDPKSWSAHPMYFVDSGRPLTGEPPLLKARSHMRRDDARKLWRELQGQGWKQVEPQWGAYADV; this is translated from the coding sequence ATGAAGAAGCAGGCGTGGATACAGGACCCCAGGACCGCCAACACGATGCGGTTCCACTTCGATCCCAAGAGCTGGAGCGCGCACCCGATGTACTTCGTCGATTCAGGCCGCCCACTAACTGGTGAGCCACCGTTGCTCAAGGCCCGGAGCCACATGCGCCGCGATGACGCCAGGAAGCTCTGGCGCGAACTGCAGGGCCAAGGCTGGAAGCAGGTGGAACCCCAGTGGGGCGCTTACGCAGATGTTTGA
- the rmuC gene encoding DNA recombination protein RmuC translates to MAPFLLFITGVLAGLIAGFILSRLFQRGSTGDGAGERRLLEERLLKADQGLEHFSRQLEIQSAELKGIQQDALQAREAAAISRTELEAVTRERDALHRTHLANHELVEQTRAEREALSTCLAETSEKLRSQESQTQFLEQARTDLLTQFRSLSGQMLDGSREALLKSTKETVSEPFAKEVQQLRQQVENLQKDSNAKLSVLAETTRDLRQRSEDVQSAAQQLTSALRSPNVKGQWGEVNLRRILEFVGLISYCDFDEQVHVGTDEGAYRPDCVITIPGSRRLIVDAKAPIESYLDALQANDQSQREAALKEHLRKVRSHIDLLSKKDYANKLNTLGQVVDAVVLFIPVEGALSMALERDPQLLEYAFSKNIILTFPTSLLAILKGLSMTIQQAEIARNIDEIQGQAVELHKRFLLFIDKFNAIGVNLTRLNKSFNDAVGSAQGRLLPQGRRFAELAGQGGELNLGETIDEAVREIQAGS, encoded by the coding sequence ATGGCGCCTTTTTTGCTTTTCATCACTGGCGTGCTGGCTGGCTTGATTGCCGGATTCATCCTCAGCCGCTTGTTTCAGCGGGGGAGTACTGGAGATGGCGCCGGGGAGCGTCGACTTCTGGAGGAGCGTTTGCTTAAAGCCGATCAGGGACTGGAGCATTTCTCACGCCAGCTTGAGATTCAGAGCGCAGAACTCAAAGGAATCCAGCAGGATGCACTGCAGGCTCGCGAAGCGGCTGCCATCAGCCGGACAGAGCTAGAGGCAGTGACACGAGAGCGCGATGCTCTACATCGAACCCACCTGGCCAACCACGAGCTAGTGGAGCAGACCCGAGCGGAACGCGAGGCGCTTTCCACCTGCCTGGCCGAAACCAGTGAAAAGCTTCGCTCCCAAGAGAGCCAGACCCAGTTCCTGGAGCAGGCTCGCACCGATCTGTTAACCCAGTTCCGCTCACTCAGTGGCCAGATGCTGGATGGCTCTCGCGAAGCGCTGCTGAAAAGTACCAAGGAAACGGTGAGTGAACCGTTCGCAAAGGAGGTGCAGCAGCTGCGGCAGCAGGTCGAGAACTTGCAGAAGGACTCCAACGCCAAGCTGTCAGTGCTGGCGGAAACCACCAGAGATCTCCGACAGCGCAGTGAAGACGTTCAGAGCGCAGCCCAGCAGCTCACCTCTGCCCTGCGGTCCCCGAATGTGAAAGGCCAGTGGGGAGAGGTGAACCTGCGCCGCATCCTTGAGTTTGTGGGACTGATCAGTTACTGCGACTTCGATGAGCAGGTGCATGTGGGCACTGACGAGGGCGCTTATCGACCTGACTGTGTGATCACAATCCCAGGCTCACGCCGACTGATCGTGGATGCCAAGGCGCCGATTGAGAGTTACCTCGATGCCTTACAAGCCAACGACCAAAGCCAGCGGGAGGCGGCACTGAAGGAGCACCTGAGGAAGGTGCGTAGCCATATCGATCTCCTGAGTAAGAAGGACTACGCCAATAAGCTCAACACCCTCGGCCAGGTTGTAGATGCCGTGGTGCTTTTTATCCCGGTGGAAGGCGCCCTTTCGATGGCTCTAGAGCGTGATCCGCAGCTTCTGGAATATGCCTTTAGCAAAAATATTATCCTCACTTTTCCAACTAGCTTGTTGGCGATTCTCAAGGGCCTGTCGATGACGATTCAGCAGGCGGAGATCGCAAGGAACATCGATGAGATTCAGGGGCAGGCTGTTGAGCTTCACAAACGCTTTCTACTCTTTATTGATAAGTTCAATGCGATAGGTGTCAACCTGACGCGCCTGAACAAAAGCTTCAACGACGCAGTGGGATCAGCACAAGGTCGGCTTCTCCCGCAGGGTCGCCGCTTCGCCGAGTTGGCTGGCCAGGGCGGAGAACTGAACCTGGGCGAGACAATCGACGAGGCAGTGCGGGAGATTCAGGCAGGGAGCTAA